The Corallincola holothuriorum genome segment GGAAGGACCCCGGATACAACCTTAATGGTACAGATCTTATTCCTAAGCTCTTAGCTAACAGCTTTAAAGGGAAAAAAGTTGCGATGCTGGGTTCTACAGATAAAGAACTTGTGATTGCAAAGGAAAAAATTGAAGCGATGGGGTTAAACGTGGTGCTGACCCAGCATGGCTTTTTGCCTGAGGCTGACTATCTAGCTTTACTTGAGGGGCTAGAGGTTGATGTGGTTCTGTTAGCCATGGGTATGCCAAAACAAGAAAAGGTGGCAGTTGCTCTTAAGTCTGAAAATTCAGCCATCTCTATTATTAATGGTGGTGCGATTGTCGATTTTATGGCTGGTAAAGTGAATCGTGCACCAAAATTTTACAGGGATAACGGGCTTGAATGGCTTTATCGTCTGGTGAGTGAGCCTAAACGCCTATTTAAGCGTTATGTTATTGGAAATTTTCTATTTATTATTCGTTCAGTTATATATTCGAATAGTAATTAATAATTAAAATTTAATTTATAAGTGATGATATGAAATTACTTCTTGTAGGGAATCATACGTGTGGTAACCGAGGCGATGCAGCTATTTTACGAGGGCTGCTAGCGGAATTGCGTGTTCAAGAGAGTGATGCAGAGATAGATATTCTATCTCGTTACCCTGTTAGCTCATCATATTTGCTTGGAGAAAAAGTAGTTCGTGATGAGTTGCATGTATATCATCAAAAAACTTATGGAAGATTAGATCAGATTTGGAAACGTTACAGTCGAAGGATACTTGCACGGTGGATGAACCGCTGTCGTCTAAATGACTCCAAGAAAACGTTACCTAAACATATTCTAAAACAGATCGAAGATAATAAAAAATATGATGCTGTAATTCAGGTTGGTGGTTCATTTTTTGTTGATCTTTACGGCGAGAGTCAATTTGAGCATTCACTATGCGCTATGTTGGCCTCTAAACCGATATACATGGTAGGTCACTCAGTCGGGCCTTTTCAGATTGAAGGGTATAATCGTCTTGCTGGAAGTGTATTTAAGGCAACCAAGGCGCTATACCTAAGAGAGGACGTAAGTCTGAAATTGATGCAAGATGCA includes the following:
- a CDS encoding WecB/TagA/CpsF family glycosyltransferase, with the protein product MMFKNLKATYQTLIESITVFPSSEAAESLISERAAEGVGMVISFVNAHAFNMCSHDKEFLSALSASDLVMRDGIGVKLLFRMLGKDPGYNLNGTDLIPKLLANSFKGKKVAMLGSTDKELVIAKEKIEAMGLNVVLTQHGFLPEADYLALLEGLEVDVVLLAMGMPKQEKVAVALKSENSAISIINGGAIVDFMAGKVNRAPKFYRDNGLEWLYRLVSEPKRLFKRYVIGNFLFIIRSVIYSNSN